The Vulpes vulpes isolate BD-2025 chromosome 10, VulVul3, whole genome shotgun sequence genome has a window encoding:
- the CAP1 gene encoding adenylyl cyclase-associated protein 1 isoform X2 produces MADMQKLVERLERAVGRLEAVSHASDMHCGYGDSAPKGAAPYVQAFDSLLAGPVAEYLKISKEIGGDVQKHAEMVHTGLKLERALLVTASQCQQPAGNKLSDLLAPISEQIQEVITFREKNRGSKLFNHLSAVSESIQALGWVAMAPKPGPYVKEMNDAAMFYTNRVLKEYKDVDKKHVDWVKAYLSIWTELQAYIKEFHTTGLAWSKTGPVAQELSGLPSGPSAGSGPPPPPPGPPPPPVPTSSGSDESASRSALFAQINQGESITHALKHVSDDMKTHKNPALKAQSGPVRSGPKPFSAPKPGVSPSPKPTAKKEPAVLELEGKKWRVENQENVSNLVIDDTELKQVAYIYKCVNTTLQIKGKINSITVDNCKKLGLVFDDVVGIVEIINSRDVKVQVMGKVPTISINKTDGCHVYLSKNSLDCEIVSAKSSEMNVLIPTEGGDYNEFPVPEQFKTLWNGQKLVTTVTEIAG; encoded by the exons ATGGCCGACATGCAAAAGCTGGTGGAAAGATTGGAGAGGGCAGTGGGCCGCCTGGAGGCAGTATCCCATGCTTCTGACATGCACTGTGGGTATGGAGACAGCGCTCCAAAAG GAGCAGCTCCATATGTGCAAGCATTTGACTCACTCCTTGCTGGTCCTGTGGCAGAGTACCTGAAGATCAGTAAAGAGATTGGGGGAGATGTGCAAAAACAT GCGGAGATGGTCCACACAGGTCTGAAGTTGGAGCGAGCTCTCTTGGTTACAGCGTCTCAGTGTCAGCAGCCAGCAGGC AATAAACTTTCTGACTTGTTGGCACCCATCTCAGAGCAGATCCAAGAAGTGATAACCTTCCGGGAGAAGAACCGAGGCAGCAAGTTGTTCAATCACCTGTCAGCTGTCAGCGAAAGTATCCAGGCCCTGGGTTGGGTAGCTATG gcTCCCAAGCCTGGTCCCTatgtgaaagaaatgaatgatgcTGCCATGTTTTACACAAACCGAGTCCTCAAGGAGTACAAAGATGT CGATAAGAAGCATGTGGATTGGGTCAAAGCTTACTTGAGTATATGGACAGAGCTACAGGCTTACATTAAGGAGTTCCATACCACCGGACTGGCCTGGAGCAAAACG GGGCCTGTGGCACAAGAATTGAGTGGATTGCCATCTGGACCCTCTGCTGGATcgggtcctcctcctcccccaccaggcccccctcccccaccagtcCCCACCAGTTCAGGCTCAGATGAGTCTGCTTCCCGCTCAGCACTGTTTGCGCAGATTAATCAGGGGGAGAGCATCACACATG CCCTGAAACATGTATCTGATGACATGAAGACTCACAAGAACCCCGCACTGAAGGCCCAGAGTGGTCCAGTACGAAGTGGCCCCAAACCGTTCTCTGCACCTAAACCAGGAGTCAGCCCATCCCCCAAGCCAACCGCAAAGAAGGAGCCAGCTGTACTTGAACTAGAGGGCAAGAAGTGGAGAGTG GAAAATCAGGAAAATGTTTCCAACCTCGTGATTGATGACACAGAGCTGAAGCAGGTGGCTTACATATACAAATGTGTCAACACAACATTGCAAATCAAGGGCAAAATAAACTCCATTACAGTAG ATAACTGTAAGAAACTCGGTCTGGTGTTCGATGACGTGGTGGGCATTGTGGAGATAATCAATAGTAGGGATGTCAAAGTTCAG GTAATGGGTAAAGTGCCAACCATTTCCATCAACAAAACAGATGGCTGCCATGTTTACCTGAGCAAGAATTCCCTGGATTGCGAGATAGTCAGTGCCAAATCTTCTGAGATGAATGTCCTCATTCCTACTGAAGGCGGTGACTAT AATGAATTCCCAGTCCCTGAGCAGTTCAAGACCCTATGGAATGGGCAGAAGTTGGTCACCACAGTGACAGAAATTGCTGGATAA
- the CAP1 gene encoding adenylyl cyclase-associated protein 1 isoform X1, with amino-acid sequence MADMQKLVERLERAVGRLEAVSHASDMHCGYGDSAPKAGAAPYVQAFDSLLAGPVAEYLKISKEIGGDVQKHAEMVHTGLKLERALLVTASQCQQPAGNKLSDLLAPISEQIQEVITFREKNRGSKLFNHLSAVSESIQALGWVAMAPKPGPYVKEMNDAAMFYTNRVLKEYKDVDKKHVDWVKAYLSIWTELQAYIKEFHTTGLAWSKTGPVAQELSGLPSGPSAGSGPPPPPPGPPPPPVPTSSGSDESASRSALFAQINQGESITHALKHVSDDMKTHKNPALKAQSGPVRSGPKPFSAPKPGVSPSPKPTAKKEPAVLELEGKKWRVENQENVSNLVIDDTELKQVAYIYKCVNTTLQIKGKINSITVDNCKKLGLVFDDVVGIVEIINSRDVKVQVMGKVPTISINKTDGCHVYLSKNSLDCEIVSAKSSEMNVLIPTEGGDYNEFPVPEQFKTLWNGQKLVTTVTEIAG; translated from the exons ATGGCCGACATGCAAAAGCTGGTGGAAAGATTGGAGAGGGCAGTGGGCCGCCTGGAGGCAGTATCCCATGCTTCTGACATGCACTGTGGGTATGGAGACAGCGCTCCAAAAG CAGGAGCAGCTCCATATGTGCAAGCATTTGACTCACTCCTTGCTGGTCCTGTGGCAGAGTACCTGAAGATCAGTAAAGAGATTGGGGGAGATGTGCAAAAACAT GCGGAGATGGTCCACACAGGTCTGAAGTTGGAGCGAGCTCTCTTGGTTACAGCGTCTCAGTGTCAGCAGCCAGCAGGC AATAAACTTTCTGACTTGTTGGCACCCATCTCAGAGCAGATCCAAGAAGTGATAACCTTCCGGGAGAAGAACCGAGGCAGCAAGTTGTTCAATCACCTGTCAGCTGTCAGCGAAAGTATCCAGGCCCTGGGTTGGGTAGCTATG gcTCCCAAGCCTGGTCCCTatgtgaaagaaatgaatgatgcTGCCATGTTTTACACAAACCGAGTCCTCAAGGAGTACAAAGATGT CGATAAGAAGCATGTGGATTGGGTCAAAGCTTACTTGAGTATATGGACAGAGCTACAGGCTTACATTAAGGAGTTCCATACCACCGGACTGGCCTGGAGCAAAACG GGGCCTGTGGCACAAGAATTGAGTGGATTGCCATCTGGACCCTCTGCTGGATcgggtcctcctcctcccccaccaggcccccctcccccaccagtcCCCACCAGTTCAGGCTCAGATGAGTCTGCTTCCCGCTCAGCACTGTTTGCGCAGATTAATCAGGGGGAGAGCATCACACATG CCCTGAAACATGTATCTGATGACATGAAGACTCACAAGAACCCCGCACTGAAGGCCCAGAGTGGTCCAGTACGAAGTGGCCCCAAACCGTTCTCTGCACCTAAACCAGGAGTCAGCCCATCCCCCAAGCCAACCGCAAAGAAGGAGCCAGCTGTACTTGAACTAGAGGGCAAGAAGTGGAGAGTG GAAAATCAGGAAAATGTTTCCAACCTCGTGATTGATGACACAGAGCTGAAGCAGGTGGCTTACATATACAAATGTGTCAACACAACATTGCAAATCAAGGGCAAAATAAACTCCATTACAGTAG ATAACTGTAAGAAACTCGGTCTGGTGTTCGATGACGTGGTGGGCATTGTGGAGATAATCAATAGTAGGGATGTCAAAGTTCAG GTAATGGGTAAAGTGCCAACCATTTCCATCAACAAAACAGATGGCTGCCATGTTTACCTGAGCAAGAATTCCCTGGATTGCGAGATAGTCAGTGCCAAATCTTCTGAGATGAATGTCCTCATTCCTACTGAAGGCGGTGACTAT AATGAATTCCCAGTCCCTGAGCAGTTCAAGACCCTATGGAATGGGCAGAAGTTGGTCACCACAGTGACAGAAATTGCTGGATAA